A stretch of the Aminipila terrae genome encodes the following:
- a CDS encoding alpha/beta-type small acid-soluble spore protein, with amino-acid sequence MTLQDKMNKSYKPALKNMKTEVASELGMANYDSMDKGNLTARQNGYVGGYMTKKLVDMAEQQLSGK; translated from the coding sequence ATGACATTACAGGACAAGATGAATAAGAGTTATAAGCCAGCTTTAAAGAACATGAAGACAGAAGTTGCTTCTGAACTGGGAATGGCTAACTATGACAGCATGGATAAGGGTAACCTTACTGCAAGACAGAACGGCTATGTAGGCGGATATATGACAAAGAAGCTGGTTGACATGGCTGAACAGCAGTTATCAGGAAAATAA
- the recG gene encoding ATP-dependent DNA helicase RecG — protein sequence MNLNDRVTTIKGIGPKKAEALYKIGINKIEDFLYFYPRGYQDRRQVTKIGELENSSLALVQGKVKLKIKGGYGKKQTLKLLVSDDSGSMEVVFFNAKFLISKFEPEDEFTFYGKVSNEFGKFKMLHPEFLKTEENYMHGIIPIYPLTTGISQQDMYKWQNIANHLLPQAQEPLTEDIIEKNKLCDLKYALDNIHFPKDKSHLKIAKYRLVFDELLFLQIGLLSVKNRITSEEKGISFNKNINIQDFIKNLPYPLTNAQKKVIDEINDDMESDKVMNRLVQGDVGSGKTVIAEAALYKAVKNGFQGVLMAPTELLARQHFEGLRREFEGLGIEIGFLSGSMSAKNKNNTLERLAQGKIHILVGTHAIIQPTVLFKNLGIVITDEQHRFGVNQRNLLAEKGQNPDVLVMTATPIPRTLAVIIYGDLDISVIDELPPGRQQIITKAFTQKKKESAYSFVRQQIQEGRQAYVVAPLIEESEALENVLSAEELYEQLQKDFCDVKIALLHGAMKQTEKDDVMEKFYEGIIKILVSTVVIEVGINVPNASIMLIENAERFGLAQLHQLRGRVGRGKHQSYCFLLTAGESPVSKERIKIMTATSDGFAIAEKDLELRGPGEFFGIRQHGLPDLKIADLIRHINILNIAREEAKAILEKDPKLLSHEMAEIRERTVKLFGENAVLSI from the coding sequence ATGAATCTTAATGACAGAGTCACCACGATTAAAGGTATAGGTCCTAAAAAGGCTGAGGCATTATATAAAATTGGTATTAATAAAATTGAAGATTTTTTATATTTTTATCCCAGAGGTTATCAGGATAGAAGGCAGGTTACGAAAATTGGAGAGCTGGAAAACAGCTCTCTTGCTTTAGTTCAGGGAAAAGTAAAATTAAAAATAAAAGGTGGATATGGGAAAAAACAGACATTAAAGTTATTAGTTTCTGATGACAGTGGAAGTATGGAGGTTGTATTTTTTAATGCTAAATTCCTGATAAGTAAATTTGAGCCAGAAGATGAATTTACATTTTATGGGAAAGTATCCAATGAATTTGGAAAGTTTAAAATGCTTCATCCGGAATTCTTAAAGACTGAAGAAAATTATATGCACGGGATTATTCCCATATATCCGCTGACCACTGGAATTTCCCAGCAAGATATGTATAAATGGCAAAACATAGCAAATCATTTACTTCCTCAGGCGCAGGAACCTTTAACAGAAGATATAATAGAAAAAAATAAGTTATGTGATTTAAAATATGCATTAGATAATATTCATTTTCCAAAGGATAAAAGTCATCTGAAAATAGCAAAATACAGATTAGTATTTGATGAACTGCTTTTTTTGCAAATTGGACTGTTATCGGTTAAAAACAGGATAACCTCTGAGGAAAAAGGTATTTCATTTAATAAAAATATAAATATACAGGATTTTATTAAAAATTTACCCTATCCCCTGACGAATGCACAAAAAAAAGTGATTGACGAAATAAATGATGATATGGAGTCGGATAAAGTGATGAATCGTCTGGTACAGGGAGATGTTGGTTCTGGAAAGACTGTTATTGCAGAAGCTGCGCTTTATAAGGCAGTAAAAAATGGATTTCAGGGAGTTTTAATGGCTCCTACAGAGTTATTAGCCAGACAACATTTTGAGGGCCTTAGAAGAGAATTTGAAGGGCTTGGCATAGAAATAGGATTTTTATCCGGAAGCATGTCTGCTAAAAATAAAAATAATACACTGGAACGGTTGGCACAAGGGAAAATTCATATTTTAGTAGGTACACATGCCATCATTCAACCTACTGTTTTATTTAAAAATTTAGGAATTGTAATAACAGATGAGCAACACCGGTTTGGCGTTAACCAGCGGAATCTGCTGGCTGAAAAAGGCCAGAATCCTGATGTATTAGTTATGACAGCTACACCTATACCAAGAACACTGGCTGTGATTATTTATGGGGATTTGGATATATCAGTTATAGATGAGCTTCCTCCAGGCAGACAGCAGATTATTACAAAAGCATTTACTCAGAAAAAGAAGGAGAGTGCTTATTCTTTTGTCAGACAGCAGATTCAGGAAGGTCGGCAGGCATATGTGGTAGCTCCGCTTATTGAGGAGTCTGAAGCTTTAGAAAATGTCCTTTCGGCAGAAGAACTTTATGAACAACTCCAAAAAGATTTTTGTGATGTAAAAATAGCACTGCTGCATGGGGCTATGAAGCAGACGGAAAAAGATGATGTTATGGAAAAATTTTATGAGGGAATTATTAAAATTCTTGTTTCAACAGTTGTTATAGAAGTGGGGATTAATGTGCCTAATGCTTCAATTATGCTCATAGAAAATGCAGAAAGATTTGGTCTTGCACAGTTGCACCAGCTTAGAGGAAGAGTGGGTCGGGGGAAACATCAGTCTTATTGTTTTTTATTAACAGCAGGCGAATCCCCGGTATCAAAAGAGAGAATAAAAATTATGACAGCTACCTCAGATGGTTTTGCTATTGCAGAAAAAGATCTGGAACTTCGTGGACCTGGGGAATTCTTCGGTATACGGCAGCATGGACTTCCTGACTTAAAGATTGCTGATTTAATAAGACATATTAATATTCTGAATATAGCAAGAGAAGAAGCAAAAGCTATTTTAGAAAAAGATCCAAAGCTTTTATCACATGAAATGGCTGAAATAAGAGAGAGAACCGTAAAGTTGTTTGGGGAAAATGCAGTATTAAGTATTTAA
- a CDS encoding Asp23/Gls24 family envelope stress response protein, giving the protein MLYKEETENGSIIIGKAVIAKIVTETAAQFKGKVLISNYKNKATAFAAKIGVTDDINNMDITMGEKGLDIKLYIVVKFGTSIGMVTNTLINDIHDKVYQYTSIEPNSVAIVVTGMISKNIARRNIEVRRDNEK; this is encoded by the coding sequence TTGCTATATAAAGAGGAAACTGAAAATGGCAGCATTATCATAGGAAAAGCTGTTATTGCTAAGATTGTAACGGAAACGGCTGCTCAGTTTAAGGGTAAAGTGCTGATTTCCAATTATAAAAATAAAGCAACTGCTTTTGCGGCTAAAATTGGCGTAACTGACGATATAAACAATATGGATATTACTATGGGAGAAAAAGGGTTAGATATCAAACTTTACATCGTAGTTAAATTTGGTACAAGTATCGGTATGGTTACCAATACACTGATTAATGATATACATGATAAAGTTTACCAGTATACATCTATAGAACCTAATAGTGTAGCCATTGTTGTGACTGGAATGATTTCAAAAAATATTGCCAGAAGAAATATTGAAGTCAGGAGAGATAATGAAAAATGA
- the rpmB gene encoding 50S ribosomal protein L28, with the protein MSRKCEVCGKGQVSGNNVSHSNRHTRRKWNANIQTVRINDNGTVRRANVCTRCIRSNKINRAI; encoded by the coding sequence ATGTCAAGAAAGTGTGAAGTTTGTGGTAAGGGTCAGGTTTCTGGAAATAATGTATCCCATTCAAACAGACATACAAGAAGAAAGTGGAATGCTAATATTCAGACAGTAAGAATCAATGATAACGGAACTGTTAGAAGAGCTAACGTATGCACAAGATGCATCAGATCAAACAAAATAAACCGTGCCATCTAA
- the nrdG gene encoding anaerobic ribonucleoside-triphosphate reductase activating protein yields the protein MRESIVDGPGIRFTVFCQGCPHNCEGCHNPETHDFKGGYDCSIEKILTEIDKNPLLSGVTFSGGEPMCQPEAFLTLAHEIKKRGLDIVIFTGYSIEELQLMTEKNQYIKELLLLTDYLVDGRFELKQKDLALKFRGSKNQRYIDMNLTRKAGQIVLAE from the coding sequence ATCAGGGAATCTATCGTTGATGGTCCAGGTATCAGATTTACTGTATTCTGTCAAGGGTGCCCTCATAACTGTGAAGGTTGTCACAATCCGGAGACCCATGATTTTAAAGGGGGCTACGATTGTTCTATAGAAAAAATTCTGACGGAAATAGATAAAAATCCATTACTGTCTGGTGTCACTTTTAGCGGTGGGGAACCTATGTGCCAGCCAGAGGCATTTCTGACCTTAGCCCATGAAATCAAAAAAAGAGGCCTGGACATTGTAATATTTACAGGCTATTCTATAGAAGAGCTGCAGTTAATGACAGAAAAAAACCAGTACATAAAGGAACTGCTGTTACTTACAGATTACCTGGTTGATGGCAGATTTGAGCTTAAACAAAAGGATCTGGCATTAAAGTTCAGAGGAAGTAAAAATCAAAGATACATCGATATGAATTTAACCAGAAAAGCAGGGCAAATTGTATTAGCGGAATAA
- a CDS encoding anaerobic ribonucleoside triphosphate reductase, producing the protein MDVIQFIKKRDGRTAKFDIDKIAAAIYKAAQVLGGNDYEMARYLARQAELYLVEIKHTDAPTVEEIQDAVEKILIENGHARTAKEYILYRAERTRIREMNTRLMKIYEDLTFKEAKENDIKRENANIDGDTAMGTMLKYGSEGAKQFYEMYVLNPAHSKAHMEGDIHIHDLDFLTLTTTCCQIDLIQLFKGGFSTGHGFLREPNDIQSYAALACIAIQSNQNDQHGGQSIPNFDYGMADGVKKTYKKLYWNNMGKLINILYDIDNGIETAKNIGREIEEKFNVSPSMAEDDKYKEEEAVLLAEKVNADDVAKLQERAKKYADQEIKRATYQAMEAFVHNLNTMHSRAGAQIPFSSINYGTDITPEGRLVIENILLATEAGLGNGETAIFPIHIFKVKEGVNYNPGEPNYDLFKLACRVSAKRLFPNFSFIDAPFNLQYFKPGDPNTEVAYMGCRTRVVGNEYDPTREVVGGRGNLSFTSINLPRMAIKANGNVDIFFEDLERKLQIVIDQLMERYCIQASKKVKNYPFLMGQGIWLDSEKLKPNDSVGEVLKHGTLTVGFIGLAECLKALIGSHHGETAEAQNLGLNIIGYMRKRMDEETKKTGFNYSLIATPAEGLSGRFVRMDKERYGIIEGVTDREYYTNSFHIPVYYHISAFDKIKLEAPYHALTNGGHISYVELDGDPCKNLDAFEKIVRCMKESGIGYGSINHPVDRDPICGYTGIIDNECPLCHRKEEDTDAGFERIRRITGYLVGTVDRFNNAKRAEEKERVKHDVTKGKMEAI; encoded by the coding sequence ATGGATGTAATACAGTTTATTAAAAAAAGAGATGGCCGTACGGCTAAATTTGATATAGATAAAATTGCAGCTGCAATCTATAAAGCCGCTCAGGTTTTAGGAGGAAATGACTACGAAATGGCCAGATACCTGGCAAGGCAGGCAGAACTATATCTTGTTGAAATAAAACATACGGACGCTCCTACTGTAGAAGAAATCCAGGATGCTGTAGAAAAAATCCTGATAGAAAATGGACATGCAAGAACAGCAAAAGAGTATATTCTGTACAGGGCTGAAAGAACCCGCATACGGGAAATGAACACCAGGTTAATGAAGATTTATGAAGATTTAACATTTAAAGAAGCAAAAGAAAATGATATTAAGAGGGAAAATGCAAATATTGACGGTGATACTGCCATGGGAACTATGCTGAAATATGGATCAGAAGGTGCCAAGCAGTTCTATGAAATGTATGTACTTAACCCAGCCCATTCCAAAGCACATATGGAAGGGGATATACATATTCATGATTTAGATTTTTTAACATTAACCACTACCTGCTGCCAGATTGATCTGATACAGCTTTTTAAGGGTGGTTTTTCCACTGGACACGGATTCCTGAGAGAGCCCAATGACATCCAGAGTTATGCTGCGTTAGCATGTATTGCCATTCAGTCAAACCAGAATGATCAGCATGGAGGACAGAGTATTCCCAATTTTGATTATGGTATGGCGGATGGTGTTAAAAAAACATATAAAAAACTCTATTGGAATAATATGGGCAAGCTCATAAACATCCTCTATGATATTGACAATGGCATTGAAACTGCAAAAAATATTGGCAGGGAAATTGAAGAAAAGTTTAATGTTTCTCCAAGTATGGCAGAGGATGACAAATATAAAGAGGAGGAAGCTGTACTTCTGGCAGAAAAAGTCAATGCTGACGATGTTGCGAAACTTCAGGAAAGAGCTAAAAAATATGCAGATCAGGAAATAAAGAGAGCCACTTATCAGGCAATGGAGGCCTTTGTACATAATTTAAACACCATGCATTCCCGTGCTGGGGCACAGATACCTTTTAGTTCAATAAACTACGGAACCGATATCACACCTGAAGGACGTCTGGTTATTGAAAACATTTTACTCGCAACGGAAGCTGGACTGGGAAATGGTGAAACTGCAATTTTCCCTATTCATATCTTTAAGGTAAAAGAAGGTGTAAATTACAATCCAGGAGAACCGAATTATGATTTGTTCAAGCTGGCCTGCAGGGTTTCAGCTAAAAGGTTGTTCCCTAATTTTTCCTTCATAGATGCACCGTTCAACCTGCAGTACTTTAAGCCTGGGGATCCAAATACAGAGGTGGCTTACATGGGTTGTCGTACCAGAGTAGTTGGAAATGAATACGACCCAACAAGAGAAGTTGTAGGTGGCAGAGGAAATTTAAGTTTTACTTCCATTAATTTGCCTAGAATGGCTATAAAGGCTAATGGTAATGTGGACATTTTCTTTGAGGATCTGGAGAGAAAACTGCAGATTGTTATTGATCAGCTGATGGAAAGATACTGTATTCAGGCTTCCAAAAAAGTTAAGAATTATCCATTCCTTATGGGTCAGGGAATATGGCTGGATTCAGAAAAATTAAAGCCTAATGACAGTGTTGGGGAAGTTCTGAAGCACGGCACCTTAACCGTTGGGTTTATAGGTCTGGCAGAATGTCTGAAGGCCTTAATTGGAAGTCATCATGGTGAAACAGCAGAAGCTCAGAATCTGGGACTTAATATCATCGGATATATGAGAAAACGAATGGATGAGGAAACAAAGAAAACCGGATTTAACTATTCATTGATTGCAACTCCTGCAGAAGGCCTGTCCGGGCGGTTTGTGAGAATGGATAAAGAAAGATATGGTATTATCGAAGGTGTAACAGACAGAGAGTATTATACAAACTCATTCCATATTCCAGTATACTATCATATTTCTGCATTTGATAAGATTAAACTGGAAGCACCTTATCATGCACTTACAAATGGGGGACATATTTCCTATGTGGAATTAGATGGCGATCCATGTAAAAATTTAGACGCTTTTGAAAAAATCGTAAGATGCATGAAAGAAAGCGGTATTGGATACGGTTCTATTAATCATCCTGTAGACAGGGACCCTATTTGTGGATATACTGGAATTATTGATAATGAATGTCCGTTATGTCACAGGAAAGAAGAAGATACAGATGCTGGATTTGAAAGAATAAGAAGAATTACAGGGTATCTGGTAGGAACGGTAGACCGGTTTAACAATGCAAAAAGGGCAGAAGAAAAAGAAAGAGTGAAACATGATGTCACAAAAGGAAAAATGGAAGCAATCTAG
- a CDS encoding GNAT family N-acetyltransferase has translation MESKNILIRPTIFSDCELFAKWETDPSVTEFFSMDSDRSYEDIVREFVARELDETKLQYTICKEDFPIGRIYISRIDKESDSLDITRIYIGDKENRSKGYGEESLRLLLEYCFMNLHMERVTLDHFEGNNIAATLYSKIGFKHEGLARNACKKNGKYYDLHLLSILRSEYYGKVHDK, from the coding sequence ATGGAATCAAAGAATATATTAATACGGCCAACAATTTTCAGTGACTGTGAGCTGTTTGCAAAATGGGAGACAGATCCCTCTGTTACGGAATTTTTCAGCATGGATTCGGATCGTTCTTATGAAGATATCGTCAGGGAATTTGTTGCAAGAGAACTTGACGAAACAAAATTACAGTATACAATTTGTAAAGAGGATTTTCCTATCGGTCGAATATACATAAGCAGAATAGATAAAGAAAGTGATTCTCTGGATATAACCAGAATATATATTGGAGATAAAGAAAACAGAAGCAAGGGATATGGAGAAGAATCCTTAAGACTGCTTTTGGAATATTGTTTTATGAATTTGCATATGGAAAGAGTTACATTAGATCATTTTGAAGGAAATAACATTGCTGCCACACTATACAGTAAGATTGGATTTAAGCATGAAGGTCTTGCCCGTAATGCCTGCAAGAAGAATGGAAAATATTATGACCTGCATTTGCTGTCAATACTCCGTTCAGAGTATTATGGAAAAGTTCATGATAAATAG
- a CDS encoding zinc-binding metallopeptidase family protein: protein MKKIISLVLITVLVLLSCTGCFNKSQTEFEEKLASQLNLIYSDLLKNLPDTKDIEAQKEYLLNWAGSHNIPVSYDKQNNIIMSKKATKGYENAQATTFQCSIGTGKPSEQYEAIATALYLIDKVEKHGFIRVLFTTATDTQLTGAQSISTNYLHGNNLINLTWAEKTAFTIGSAGTSEYDFSKQLQWIQPTYPNAYEISIKNLNGGSSGITSGTHPNPIKTIGDFLASAKSKGVLIELASFNGGDAAVNYPSGATAVVLINDNDVSRFQKWFENDASKFKDKYGDTEEHYTYTMTPVAAPQNVISKDDSTKVFSLLYTMINGVYSKSDEGDIIATSNIGTIRTNTGNLDVTICARSLNDSTLKEISSTFEVICGLNDVSYKVTNQFPIWSGNEESTLLLRLTDLFQKDFDKKVKSKSTMNNTECAIFKTRSENLDIISMSVNFENGITEIEALQHFLESLNESWKPAAKDSEQ from the coding sequence ATGAAAAAAATAATATCATTAGTTCTAATAACCGTATTGGTACTATTATCTTGTACTGGTTGTTTTAACAAAAGTCAGACTGAATTTGAAGAGAAATTAGCTTCACAGCTAAATCTTATCTATAGTGATTTATTAAAAAACCTTCCTGATACTAAGGATATTGAAGCGCAGAAAGAATATCTGCTTAATTGGGCTGGCAGTCACAATATACCTGTTTCTTATGACAAACAAAATAATATTATTATGTCAAAGAAAGCCACAAAGGGCTATGAAAATGCTCAGGCTACAACATTTCAATGCTCTATTGGAACAGGAAAGCCATCCGAACAATATGAGGCCATTGCCACTGCTCTGTACTTAATTGACAAAGTTGAAAAGCATGGATTCATCCGAGTACTTTTTACAACTGCTACGGATACTCAGTTAACAGGTGCACAATCTATAAGTACCAATTACCTTCATGGAAATAATCTGATCAATCTTACATGGGCGGAGAAAACAGCTTTCACTATAGGCAGTGCAGGAACCTCTGAATATGATTTTTCTAAACAGTTACAGTGGATTCAGCCTACTTACCCAAATGCATATGAAATTTCCATCAAAAATTTAAATGGAGGCAGCTCAGGCATAACTTCAGGCACTCACCCAAATCCTATTAAAACCATCGGAGATTTTTTAGCATCTGCAAAAAGCAAAGGTGTTTTGATTGAACTGGCGTCTTTTAATGGTGGGGATGCTGCTGTAAATTATCCTTCCGGTGCAACAGCTGTTGTATTAATCAATGATAATGATGTAAGCCGATTCCAAAAATGGTTTGAAAATGACGCATCAAAATTTAAAGACAAATATGGGGATACGGAAGAACATTACACTTATACCATGACACCTGTTGCCGCTCCTCAAAATGTTATTTCAAAAGATGACAGTACAAAAGTCTTTAGCTTGCTGTATACTATGATAAATGGTGTTTACTCAAAGTCAGATGAAGGAGATATCATCGCTACTTCAAACATTGGAACCATCAGAACCAATACTGGAAATCTGGATGTGACAATTTGTGCAAGAAGCCTTAACGACAGTACCTTAAAGGAAATTTCTTCTACCTTTGAAGTTATTTGTGGGCTAAATGATGTTTCTTACAAAGTAACAAATCAGTTCCCTATCTGGAGCGGAAATGAAGAAAGTACTTTACTCCTGAGATTGACCGATTTGTTCCAAAAAGATTTTGACAAGAAAGTAAAAAGTAAATCCACTATGAACAATACCGAATGCGCGATTTTCAAAACCCGTAGTGAAAATTTAGATATTATATCAATGAGCGTAAACTTTGAAAATGGAATCACTGAAATCGAAGCACTCCAGCATTTCCTTGAATCCTTAAATGAATCATGGAAACCAGCTGCAAAGGATTCTGAGCAGTAA
- a CDS encoding GGDEF domain-containing protein produces MFEFKQINESLKSYCAGENIFDFYRLVDPKTHEIFDYDQDGNLKKQEDCCYEYWGRDEACSNCVSKYAYVKQRQYVKLEFLHGKVMLIISRPVKIKDKMLAMELIKDITSSMLGFNYYRAENKNVENIVSQFNELAVRDILTGLYNLDYIKNYLDDFLEKEVAFNTLVGAAIDIDNYTQINSLYGYNLGNEVLQYVAEVMAKCAESNGGLAGRLGPDEMGIFFINKTTQEMEDICGKIHEEVTKSASEFEGIKLDISFTYAVASLENDDEPEDFIGRLYFNLRTAQGHKL; encoded by the coding sequence ATGTTTGAATTTAAACAAATAAATGAGTCACTTAAATCATATTGTGCAGGAGAAAATATATTTGATTTTTATAGATTGGTTGATCCTAAAACCCATGAGATATTTGATTATGACCAGGATGGCAATCTGAAAAAGCAAGAAGATTGTTGTTATGAATATTGGGGCAGAGACGAAGCGTGTTCAAACTGCGTTTCAAAGTATGCCTATGTGAAACAAAGACAGTATGTAAAACTGGAATTTTTACATGGAAAAGTTATGTTGATTATTTCAAGGCCCGTTAAAATAAAGGATAAAATGTTAGCCATGGAATTAATCAAAGATATAACTTCCAGTATGCTTGGATTCAATTATTATCGTGCAGAAAACAAAAATGTGGAAAATATTGTTTCGCAGTTTAATGAATTGGCGGTGAGAGACATCTTGACAGGCTTATATAATCTGGATTACATAAAGAACTATCTTGATGATTTCTTAGAAAAGGAAGTGGCGTTTAATACGTTAGTGGGAGCAGCCATCGATATTGATAATTACACCCAGATTAATTCCTTATACGGTTATAATTTAGGAAATGAAGTGCTGCAATATGTTGCAGAAGTTATGGCAAAATGTGCAGAATCTAATGGAGGGCTGGCTGGGCGTTTAGGACCAGATGAAATGGGAATTTTTTTCATCAATAAAACAACCCAGGAGATGGAAGATATCTGTGGAAAGATTCATGAGGAAGTAACAAAATCTGCATCAGAGTTTGAAGGGATAAAATTGGATATTAGTTTTACCTATGCCGTAGCTTCTTTAGAAAATGATGATGAACCAGAAGACTTTATAGGTAGATTATATTTTAATCTCAGAACCGCTCAGGGTCATAAATTATAA
- a CDS encoding LysR family transcriptional regulator, producing the protein MLDFRIETFITVCEYMNYTKAAEKLNITQPAVSQHIHYLESEYETKLFEFNGKKMNLTESGKFLLDSFITMQHDEIHLKEQIKSGFSKNKNIHFGATLTIGEFLIPEKVCEYLKSQKDISLKMYVANTSELLEKLDKGVIDFAVVEGYFTKNQYDHRLYSRENYIAVCSRNHVFKKEPEKIEDLFGETLILREEGSGTREILERALEGKNYALSDFKNKVEISNMNVIKFLTANDCGITFLYEAAVKNELKDKILRKIMIKDLDIQHDMTFIWRKNSIFADYYCKLFEILKIF; encoded by the coding sequence ATGTTGGATTTCAGAATTGAAACTTTTATAACCGTTTGTGAATACATGAACTATACGAAGGCTGCAGAAAAGTTAAATATCACACAGCCAGCGGTTTCTCAGCACATACATTATCTTGAAAGTGAGTATGAAACAAAATTATTCGAATTTAATGGTAAAAAAATGAATCTGACTGAGTCCGGAAAATTTCTCCTGGATTCCTTTATTACCATGCAGCATGATGAAATTCATCTGAAAGAACAGATTAAATCAGGATTCAGTAAAAATAAAAATATTCACTTTGGTGCTACTTTAACTATTGGTGAGTTTTTAATACCTGAAAAAGTATGCGAGTATTTAAAGTCTCAAAAAGATATATCATTGAAAATGTATGTGGCCAATACCAGTGAACTTTTAGAGAAACTGGATAAAGGCGTGATAGATTTTGCAGTGGTAGAAGGGTATTTTACTAAAAATCAGTATGACCACAGATTGTATTCCAGAGAGAATTATATTGCAGTATGTTCACGAAATCATGTATTTAAAAAAGAGCCAGAAAAAATTGAGGACTTGTTTGGTGAAACTTTAATCCTGCGTGAAGAAGGTTCCGGAACCAGAGAAATTCTGGAAAGGGCACTGGAGGGTAAGAATTATGCATTAAGTGATTTTAAAAATAAAGTGGAAATCAGTAACATGAACGTTATAAAATTTTTAACAGCAAATGATTGCGGCATAACTTTTTTATATGAAGCGGCCGTAAAAAATGAATTAAAAGATAAAATTCTTAGAAAAATAATGATTAAGGATTTAGATATTCAGCATGATATGACTTTTATCTGGCGAAAAAACAGCATCTTTGCAGATTATTACTGCAAATTATTTGAAATTCTTAAAATTTTTTGA
- a CDS encoding YeiH family protein, which produces MNFIRTNFKGILLCITIAIPSWLLGKHFPLIGGPVFGIIIGMIVTMWFKSKESFQTGINFTSKKILQYAVILLGFGLNLSVIFSTGKQSLPIILSTITTSLIMAYILHKAMHIPSKISTLIGVGSSICGGSAIAATAPVIDASDEEVAQSISVIFLFNVIAALIFPSLGSILGMSTEGFGLFAGTAINDTSSVTAAASAWDGIHHGSNALEIATIVKLTRTLAIIPITLALAFLRTRKEKAANTNVKVKNIFPFFILYFLLASVITTVFSLSPVITAPIKELSKFFIIMAMSAIGLNTNIIKLIKNGGKPIFMGICCWLGITLVSILMQMALGIM; this is translated from the coding sequence ATGAACTTTATTCGTACAAATTTCAAGGGAATACTACTATGTATAACGATTGCTATACCATCCTGGCTTTTAGGAAAGCATTTTCCACTGATTGGTGGTCCTGTATTTGGCATAATTATCGGTATGATTGTTACAATGTGGTTTAAATCTAAAGAAAGTTTTCAGACAGGTATCAACTTTACTTCAAAAAAAATACTGCAGTATGCAGTTATTTTGCTGGGCTTTGGACTTAATTTATCCGTTATTTTTTCAACAGGTAAACAGTCTTTACCTATTATCCTTTCCACTATTACAACTTCACTTATTATGGCCTATATCCTTCATAAAGCCATGCACATACCATCCAAAATTTCCACTTTGATAGGGGTGGGTTCATCTATCTGCGGAGGTTCTGCGATTGCTGCAACAGCTCCAGTTATAGATGCAAGCGATGAAGAAGTTGCACAATCCATTTCAGTAATATTTTTATTTAATGTAATAGCTGCACTGATTTTTCCTTCTTTAGGCTCCATTCTGGGTATGTCTACAGAAGGGTTTGGATTATTTGCAGGGACTGCCATTAATGATACTTCCTCCGTAACGGCTGCTGCTTCAGCATGGGATGGAATTCATCATGGAAGTAATGCCTTAGAAATAGCCACCATAGTAAAGCTCACAAGAACTCTGGCTATTATTCCCATCACACTGGCACTTGCCTTCCTTCGCACAAGAAAAGAAAAAGCTGCCAATACAAATGTAAAGGTCAAAAATATTTTTCCTTTTTTCATCCTGTATTTTCTGCTGGCTTCAGTAATCACAACGGTTTTTAGCCTGTCACCTGTCATAACTGCTCCAATTAAAGAATTGAGTAAATTCTTTATTATTATGGCAATGTCAGCAATCGGTTTAAATACAAATATTATAAAATTAATAAAAAATGGAGGAAAGCCAATTTTTATGGGAATATGCTGCTGGCTGGGAATTACTCTGGTGAGCATACTTATGCAAATGGCACTGGGTATCATGTAA